A stretch of Planktothrix serta PCC 8927 DNA encodes these proteins:
- a CDS encoding cysteine--tRNA ligase yields MVTVTVDSLTFDFPDSWSVTKYDDWAFYQNQFSKMWDGIKAVDLLAIENQVTWLIEVKDYRQHPRTKTIDLADEVAKKVFSTLAAMLPAKINASVIEECNFAGKVLKTTQLRVVLHLEQPEKDSKLFPRAIDPSNVQLKLRTLIKPIDPHPKVVESTQMRGLEWTVT; encoded by the coding sequence ATGGTGACTGTCACCGTTGATAGTTTGACGTTTGATTTTCCAGACTCATGGAGCGTCACTAAGTATGACGACTGGGCTTTTTACCAGAACCAATTCTCTAAGATGTGGGACGGTATTAAGGCAGTTGATCTTCTCGCTATTGAAAACCAAGTCACATGGCTTATTGAAGTCAAGGATTATCGTCAGCATCCTCGGACAAAAACTATAGATTTGGCCGATGAAGTGGCAAAGAAGGTGTTCTCTACCCTTGCTGCTATGCTACCTGCCAAAATTAATGCTTCGGTAATTGAAGAATGTAATTTTGCCGGGAAGGTTCTGAAAACCACTCAATTACGGGTGGTGCTACATCTTGAACAACCAGAAAAAGACTCAAAACTATTTCCGCGTGCTATTGATCCTTCCAATGTACAACTAAAACTAAGAACCTTGATCAAACCGATTGACCCGCATCCAAAGGTTGTTGAGTCTACTCAGATGCGAGGCTTAGAATGGACAGTGACGTGA
- a CDS encoding alpha/beta fold hydrolase: MTVSSLTSSRVTENTLNFLKPTSPRPDLPLFLFLPGMDGTGQLFNVQIPRLMDAFEIRCLTIPKTDQSDWETLAKKTIDLIEVERQANPKREIYLCGESFGGCLALLVAIVAPEWFSRLILVNPASSFKQRPWLRWGSYLTQWLPDWFYPGSVIGLLPFLASLGRIEASERQALLAAMNSVPKETSAWRLELLQGFKPKESHLREINIPVLVIASGADRLLPSVLEGQFLTQTLPNAQMVVLPDSGHACLLENDIDLYTIIQAYCASEESDRLVQYQTEF; this comes from the coding sequence ATGACTGTTTCTTCCTTAACATCATCCAGAGTCACGGAAAACACCCTAAATTTTCTCAAACCCACTTCTCCTCGACCAGATTTACCGTTATTTTTGTTTTTACCGGGAATGGATGGAACAGGTCAACTGTTTAATGTTCAAATTCCTCGGTTAATGGATGCGTTTGAAATTCGTTGTTTAACGATTCCGAAAACTGATCAATCTGACTGGGAAACCTTAGCTAAAAAAACCATAGATTTAATTGAAGTTGAACGCCAAGCTAACCCCAAACGGGAGATTTATTTATGTGGAGAATCCTTTGGCGGATGTTTAGCTTTATTAGTCGCAATTGTTGCTCCTGAATGGTTTAGTCGTTTAATTTTAGTTAATCCGGCTTCATCCTTTAAACAACGACCTTGGTTAAGATGGGGTTCCTATTTAACTCAATGGCTTCCTGATTGGTTTTATCCCGGTTCAGTAATCGGTTTACTGCCGTTTTTGGCGTCTTTAGGACGAATTGAAGCCTCAGAACGTCAAGCGTTATTAGCAGCAATGAATTCAGTTCCTAAAGAAACATCAGCATGGCGATTAGAATTATTGCAAGGGTTTAAACCAAAAGAATCCCATCTTCGTGAGATTAATATTCCGGTTTTAGTAATTGCGAGTGGTGCTGATCGATTATTACCTTCTGTTTTAGAAGGACAATTTTTAACTCAAACTTTACCTAATGCTCAAATGGTGGTTTTACCCGATAGCGGTCATGCGTGTTTATTAGAAAATGATATTGATTTATATACGATTATTCAGGCTTATTGTGCTTCTGAAGAAAGCGATCGCCTGGTTCAATATCAAACTGAATTTTAA
- the fabD gene encoding ACP S-malonyltransferase codes for MTTTAWIFPGQGSQKIGMGADLFEQSELQAQLELAKNILGWSIPEICSDPEDKISKTLYTQPSLYVVETLLVDQLKKQGQSPNYVAGHSLGEYVALYAAGVFDFETGLKLVKCRAELMAKTAGGQMAALIGFNREQLEQQIQQIENVVLANDNSDAQVVISGTPEAVDQLLANIKVKRAIKLNVSGAFHSPLMAEAATEFQQILDGITFNSAEVPVLSNVDPTPTTDPTLLKQRLTQQMTGSVRWREICLQLSALEVQQVVEIGPGNVLTGLMKRTCPKILLQNIS; via the coding sequence ATGACAACAACAGCATGGATTTTTCCGGGTCAGGGTTCGCAAAAGATTGGCATGGGGGCAGATTTATTTGAACAGTCTGAACTTCAAGCTCAATTAGAATTAGCTAAAAATATTCTGGGGTGGTCTATTCCTGAAATTTGTAGTGATCCAGAAGATAAAATTTCTAAAACTTTATACACTCAACCGAGTTTATATGTGGTTGAAACGTTACTGGTAGATCAGTTAAAAAAACAAGGGCAATCTCCTAATTATGTTGCAGGTCATAGTTTAGGGGAATATGTGGCTTTATATGCGGCTGGGGTGTTTGATTTTGAAACGGGTTTGAAGTTAGTTAAATGTCGTGCAGAATTAATGGCTAAGACGGCTGGCGGACAAATGGCAGCGTTAATAGGGTTTAATCGAGAACAACTGGAACAACAAATTCAACAAATAGAAAATGTGGTTTTAGCCAATGATAATAGTGACGCACAAGTTGTAATTTCAGGAACTCCTGAAGCCGTTGATCAACTGTTAGCAAATATTAAAGTAAAACGGGCGATTAAATTGAATGTTTCCGGTGCATTTCACTCTCCCTTAATGGCGGAAGCTGCTACAGAATTTCAACAAATTTTAGACGGAATAACCTTTAATTCTGCTGAAGTTCCGGTCTTATCCAATGTTGATCCCACACCCACAACCGATCCAACTCTGTTAAAACAACGTCTAACTCAACAAATGACGGGTTCTGTCCGGTGGCGAGAAATTTGTTTACAATTATCAGCATTAGAGGTTCAACAAGTCGTAGAAATTGGCCCCGGAAATGTCTTGACGGGTTTAATGAAACGGACTTGTCCTAAAATTCTGTTACAAAATATAAGTTAA
- a CDS encoding beta-ketoacyl-ACP synthase III — MTITGIAITGCGSATPSVLLDNYGLSERVATSDEWITSRTGIQQRRLADPNTCLSALATSAAKSAIAMAQIDPGDIDLIILATSTADDLFGSASLIQAQLGATKAVAFDMTAACSGFVFGLVTASQFIRTGVYQTVLLIGADILSRWVDWSDRSTCILFGDGAGAVILQADERDRLLGFEIRSDGRQNQSLNLSYQPQPQEILPGITIGQGSYHPITMNGKDIYRFAVKKVPEIIEKALFRANLTVDQIDWLILHQANQRILNAVAEELNIPSEKVISNLAKYGNTSAASIPLALDEAVREGKIKPGDRIVTSGFGAGLTWGAAIFEWGR; from the coding sequence ATGACAATAACAGGCATTGCAATTACAGGCTGCGGATCGGCGACTCCCTCGGTTTTACTCGATAATTATGGACTGTCTGAACGGGTCGCAACTTCCGATGAATGGATTACTTCTCGCACGGGAATTCAGCAGCGACGGTTAGCTGATCCGAATACTTGCTTAAGTGCATTAGCAACATCGGCGGCTAAATCGGCGATCGCTATGGCCCAAATTGATCCTGGGGATATTGATTTGATTATTTTAGCTACATCAACAGCTGATGATCTATTTGGAAGTGCTAGTTTAATTCAAGCTCAATTGGGTGCAACGAAAGCAGTGGCTTTTGATATGACCGCCGCTTGTTCGGGGTTTGTATTTGGGTTAGTTACCGCCTCCCAATTTATTCGGACTGGGGTTTATCAAACTGTTCTTTTAATTGGGGCTGATATTCTATCTCGTTGGGTTGATTGGTCAGATCGTTCCACCTGTATTTTATTTGGTGATGGGGCTGGGGCTGTGATTTTACAGGCGGATGAACGCGATCGCCTCTTGGGATTTGAAATTAGAAGTGATGGCAGACAAAATCAATCTTTAAATTTATCCTATCAACCCCAACCGCAAGAAATATTACCCGGAATTACGATTGGTCAAGGGAGTTATCATCCGATTACAATGAATGGTAAAGATATCTATCGATTTGCTGTTAAAAAAGTTCCAGAAATCATTGAAAAAGCATTATTTAGAGCAAATTTAACTGTTGATCAAATCGATTGGTTAATTCTCCATCAAGCGAATCAACGCATCTTAAATGCGGTCGCAGAAGAGTTAAATATTCCCTCAGAAAAAGTGATTAGTAATTTAGCAAAATATGGTAATACTTCTGCGGCTTCTATTCCCTTAGCCCTAGATGAAGCTGTTCGAGAGGGAAAAATTAAACCCGGCGATCGCATTGTTACTTCTGGTTTTGGCGCTGGATTAACCTGGGGTGCGGCTATTTTTGAATGGGGAAGATAA
- the plsX gene encoding phosphate acyltransferase PlsX produces the protein MGSTRTRIAIDAMGGDHAPAEIVAGAIMAQEKWDVEVFLVGDPDQIESALKHHSSNLPLPQIIPAEGTIEMHEEALGALKRKPKASINVAMNLVKQKKADAVVSAGHSGAAMASALLRLGRLPGIDRPAIGAVLPTMKLDSPVLVLDVGANVDCRPKFLEQFAVMGTIYSRYVLGTPQPQVGLLNIGEEACKGNDLAIRTYQLLENHPEIAFGGNAEGRDVLTGKFDVIVCDGFVGNVLLKFAEGVGEAVLQMLKEELTSGLQAKLGTTLLKPSLMRFKQRVDHVEHGGALLLGVAGVCIISHGSSKGATIANAVRLAKEAIDNQVLERIQSQYQQHSQPDQKAVSS, from the coding sequence ATGGGTTCAACTCGCACACGAATTGCAATTGACGCTATGGGCGGAGATCATGCTCCGGCCGAAATCGTTGCAGGGGCAATTATGGCACAGGAAAAATGGGACGTGGAAGTCTTTTTGGTCGGTGATCCCGATCAAATTGAATCCGCCCTCAAACACCACTCTAGCAATTTGCCCCTACCCCAAATTATTCCGGCTGAGGGAACGATCGAAATGCACGAAGAAGCCTTGGGAGCATTGAAACGCAAACCCAAAGCTTCAATTAACGTGGCAATGAATTTAGTTAAGCAAAAAAAAGCCGATGCAGTCGTTTCGGCGGGTCATTCCGGTGCAGCAATGGCTTCGGCTTTGTTGCGTTTGGGACGTCTCCCCGGTATTGATCGCCCTGCTATTGGTGCTGTTTTGCCCACCATGAAGCTTGATTCTCCGGTTTTGGTCTTAGATGTGGGTGCGAATGTTGATTGTCGCCCCAAATTTTTAGAACAGTTTGCCGTAATGGGAACGATTTACAGTCGTTATGTCCTGGGAACGCCTCAACCCCAAGTGGGGTTACTCAATATTGGTGAGGAAGCCTGTAAAGGCAATGATCTGGCAATTCGCACCTATCAACTCCTAGAAAATCATCCTGAAATTGCCTTTGGTGGAAATGCTGAGGGCCGAGATGTCCTCACGGGGAAATTTGATGTGATTGTCTGCGATGGTTTTGTAGGAAATGTGCTATTGAAATTTGCTGAAGGAGTGGGAGAAGCAGTTCTGCAAATGCTCAAGGAGGAGTTAACTTCGGGATTACAGGCAAAATTGGGAACAACGCTGCTGAAACCGAGTTTAATGCGGTTTAAACAACGGGTGGATCATGTTGAACATGGCGGCGCTTTGCTCTTAGGGGTGGCGGGGGTTTGTATTATTAGTCATGGTTCCTCGAAAGGTGCAACGATTGCTAATGCAGTTCGTTTGGCAAAAGAGGCGATCGATAACCAAGTGCTAGAACGCATTCAATCCCAATATCAACAACACTCTCAACCTGATCAAAAAGCTGTCAGTAGTTAA
- a CDS encoding D-alanyl-D-alanine carboxypeptidase produces MIDIISSGLVSVWLEMAGMDQAGLNASLLDNLETELSQAVFPQQPDPVAEAVMQQYLNRLSAKGLSKDIQGIWVQSSWVPLAKNSGTTPLPAASLTKIATSLASLQVWSPEHRFETLIGVTGPIVGGVVQGDLVITGNGDPFFIWEEAIALGNTLNQMGIRGVTGNLIIAGNFYMNYEVDPLKVGELLKQALNSTSWNEEIIYQHSRMTPGTAKPQVMIAGNVISQFGGANSTLIIRHQSLALVEIIKQMNIYSNNPMAEILAANVGGAATVRQLVSQAAGVPIEEIRLINGSGLEPENQISPRAVVGMFMALARYLQETNITVADLFPIAGIDTQGTLEDRKIPVSTPVKTGTLSDVSALAGVLPTRDRGLVWFAIINRGTDLDGLRADQDLLLQQLVSQWGSPNTLPELIQPHIDGRRPGIGDPNRNQILVQTVAPSS; encoded by the coding sequence ATGATTGATATTATTAGTTCGGGATTAGTGAGTGTTTGGTTGGAAATGGCGGGGATGGATCAGGCGGGACTGAATGCCTCTCTACTGGACAATTTAGAGACTGAGTTATCGCAAGCCGTATTTCCTCAACAGCCTGATCCGGTTGCAGAAGCGGTGATGCAGCAATATTTGAATCGCTTATCAGCAAAAGGACTTTCAAAGGATATACAGGGGATCTGGGTGCAGTCGAGTTGGGTTCCCTTGGCTAAGAATTCGGGGACAACACCCCTACCTGCGGCTTCTCTGACGAAGATTGCGACTTCTTTGGCATCCCTACAGGTTTGGAGTCCTGAACATCGGTTTGAGACGTTAATCGGGGTCACTGGGCCGATTGTTGGGGGTGTGGTACAAGGGGATTTAGTGATTACGGGGAATGGTGATCCGTTTTTTATTTGGGAAGAAGCGATCGCATTAGGAAATACCCTAAATCAAATGGGAATTCGTGGGGTAACAGGGAATTTAATTATTGCGGGTAATTTCTATATGAATTATGAAGTTGATCCCCTTAAGGTGGGTGAATTATTAAAACAAGCATTAAATTCAACTTCTTGGAACGAAGAAATTATCTATCAACATTCTCGAATGACACCGGGAACCGCTAAACCTCAAGTTATGATTGCGGGAAATGTAATCTCTCAATTTGGGGGAGCTAATTCAACATTAATTATCCGTCATCAGTCTTTAGCCTTAGTGGAAATTATTAAACAAATGAATATTTATAGTAATAATCCGATGGCTGAAATTTTAGCGGCTAATGTTGGGGGGGCAGCTACAGTTAGGCAATTAGTATCACAAGCGGCAGGAGTTCCTATAGAAGAAATTCGGTTAATTAATGGTTCGGGATTAGAACCTGAAAATCAAATTTCTCCGAGGGCTGTTGTCGGAATGTTCATGGCTTTAGCTCGATATTTACAAGAGACTAATATTACCGTTGCTGATTTATTTCCGATTGCCGGAATAGACACCCAAGGAACTTTAGAAGACCGAAAAATACCCGTTTCTACTCCGGTAAAAACTGGAACGTTATCGGATGTTAGTGCGTTAGCCGGGGTTTTACCCACCCGTGACCGGGGTTTAGTTTGGTTTGCTATTATTAATCGCGGAACGGATTTAGATGGGTTAAGAGCCGATCAGGATTTATTATTACAACAATTGGTAAGTCAATGGGGTTCTCCTAATACCTTACCCGAATTAATTCAACCTCATATTGATGGTCGTCGTCCGGGTATTGGTGATCCGAATCGCAATCAAATTTTAGTCCAAACCGTTGCACCATCTTCATAA
- a CDS encoding ScaI family restriction endonuclease → MTSPYEGLSIEQWKSKTQELIENHPLHLEMIREIALKSWDILWQTTIGEGELAIPLYSLDVPAMVVGYFFEKLFAKELQMRAPQLWRGGISKEEKDLVYISDQSYSIEIKTSGQLGSKIFGNRSYGKSVENPDLAKKEKSGYYITVNFYDQMINLIRFGWIDHSDWKAQLSQTGQAAGLSEETYTYKLIPITGEYRLNTPVTLLKGVGKKTAKIFEAEGIKTVRELKNYQGNNQKLLEFKQKLEDLELR, encoded by the coding sequence ATGACTTCACCCTATGAAGGTTTAAGTATTGAGCAATGGAAATCCAAAACACAGGAGTTAATTGAAAATCATCCGCTTCATTTAGAAATGATTAGAGAAATTGCTTTGAAAAGTTGGGATATTTTATGGCAAACAACAATTGGAGAAGGTGAATTAGCAATACCACTTTATAGCTTAGATGTTCCTGCTATGGTCGTTGGTTACTTTTTTGAAAAGTTATTTGCTAAAGAACTACAAATGAGAGCACCTCAATTGTGGAGGGGTGGTATTAGTAAAGAAGAAAAAGATCTAGTTTATATTTCAGATCAATCTTATTCTATTGAGATCAAAACATCAGGTCAACTGGGTTCAAAAATTTTCGGAAATCGCAGCTATGGAAAATCAGTGGAAAATCCTGATTTAGCTAAAAAAGAAAAATCGGGTTATTATATCACCGTTAATTTTTACGATCAGATGATCAACTTGATCAGATTTGGTTGGATTGATCATTCAGATTGGAAAGCACAATTATCACAAACAGGTCAAGCCGCAGGTTTAAGTGAAGAGACTTACACCTATAAGTTAATCCCTATTACTGGAGAATATCGGTTAAATACTCCTGTCACATTGCTTAAAGGTGTTGGCAAAAAGACAGCTAAAATATTTGAAGCAGAAGGCATTAAAACAGTTCGAGAGTTGAAAAACTATCAAGGTAACAATCAAAAATTGTTGGAATTTAAACAAAAGCTTGAAGATTTAGAATTGAGATAA